Proteins found in one Aquibium microcysteis genomic segment:
- a CDS encoding ABC transporter permease, with the protein MQNAWTLLSWGPEGWLDEIASGVQVTILLALATLPLGLLAGFFVAVAKRSGEPMLRLAGSIYTTIFRGLPELLTLFVVFYGAQIGVQQVVRFFSPDATVEINSFVAGMIALGVVFSSYASEVFLSAFKAIPQGQYEGGYSVGLSKGQTMRLVVLPQLIRIALPGLSNLWLILLKDTALVSAIGLSDILRQAGIAARVTKEAFLFFAVACLIYLVLAIISSFGIGAIERRVGRRETAR; encoded by the coding sequence GGGCCCGAGGGCTGGCTCGACGAGATCGCATCCGGCGTGCAGGTGACGATCCTGCTCGCACTCGCAACGCTGCCGCTGGGGCTCCTCGCCGGCTTCTTCGTCGCGGTCGCGAAACGGTCGGGGGAGCCGATGCTGCGGCTGGCCGGCAGCATCTACACCACGATCTTCCGCGGCCTGCCCGAACTCCTGACCCTGTTCGTGGTCTTCTATGGCGCCCAGATCGGCGTGCAGCAGGTGGTGCGCTTCTTCAGCCCGGATGCCACTGTCGAGATCAACAGCTTCGTGGCCGGCATGATCGCGCTCGGGGTGGTGTTCTCGTCCTATGCGAGCGAGGTCTTCCTGTCGGCCTTCAAGGCCATTCCACAGGGCCAGTACGAGGGCGGCTACTCGGTCGGCCTGTCGAAGGGCCAGACCATGCGGCTGGTGGTGCTGCCGCAGCTGATCCGCATCGCCCTGCCCGGCCTGTCCAACCTCTGGCTGATCCTGCTCAAGGACACCGCCCTGGTGTCGGCGATCGGCCTGTCGGACATCCTGCGCCAGGCCGGCATTGCGGCGAGGGTGACCAAGGAGGCATTCCTGTTCTTCGCCGTCGCCTGCCTGATCTATCTCGTGCTGGCGATCATCTCCTCCTTCGGCATCGGCGCGATCGAACGCCGGGTCGGGAGACGGGAGACCGCCCGATGA